A region from the Triticum urartu cultivar G1812 chromosome 1, Tu2.1, whole genome shotgun sequence genome encodes:
- the LOC125546584 gene encoding jasmonate-induced oxygenase 1-like: MEAAGWPEPVVRVQSLSESGAATIPDRYVKPAHDRPSVNDGTTSGSVSIPVVDLSSPDGSAATARAVSEACREWGFFQAVNHGVPRDLLRRARAAWRGFFRLPVEAKQRYANSPATYEGYGSRLGVERGAVLDWGDYYFLHLRPPGSLSAADKWPHLPPDLRDATEEYGREVASLCERLMAAMSAGLGVNPGRLQEEFGGAEGAGVCVRVNYYPRCPQPELTLGLSSHSDPGGMTVLLANERVRGLQVRGRGGEWVTVDPIADAFIVNVGDQIQVLTNTTYRSVEHRVMVNADAERLSVAMFYNPRSDLPLAPMAELVSPGTPALYKPMTFDEYRLYIRRNGPRGKSQVESLKAHEDR, from the exons ATGGAAGCCGCAGGCTGGCCGGAGCCGGTGGTGCGGGTGCAGTCGCTGTCGGAGAGCGGCGCAGCCACCATCCCGGACCGCTACGTGAAGCCGGCGCACGACCGCCCGTCCGTCAACGACGGTACCACCAGCGGCAGCGTGAGCATCCCCGTGGTGGACCTCTCGTCGCCGGACGGGAGCGCGGCGACGGCGCGGGCGGTGTCGGAGGCTTGCCGTGAGTGGGGCTTCTTCCAGGCGGTGAACCACGGCGTGCCGCGCGACCTCCTCCGCCGCGCGCGCGCCGCGTGGCGCGGGTTCTTCCGCCTCCCCGTGGAGGCCAAGCAGCGGTACGCCAACTCGCCGGCGACGTACGAAGGGTACGGCAGCCGGCTCGGCGTGGAGAGGGGCGCCGTCCTGGACTGGGGCGACTACTACTTCCTCCACCTCCGCCCGCCCGGCAGCCTCTCCGCCGCCGACAAGTGGCCCCACCTCCCTCCCGACCTCCG GGACGCGACGGAGGAGTACGGGAGGGAGGTGGCCTCGCTGTGCGAGCGGCTGATGGCGGCGATGTCGGCTGGTCTGGGCGTCAATCCGGGGAGGCTGCAGGAGGAGTTCGGCGGGGCGGAGGGCGCCGGGGTGTGCGTGCGGGTGAACTACTACCCGCGGTGCCCGCAGCCGGAGCTGACGCTGGGCCTCTCCTCGCACTCGGACCCCGGCGGCATGACGGTGCTCCTCGCCAACGAGCGCGTGAGGGGCCTCCAGGTGCGCGGCCGCGGCGGCGAGTGGGTCACCGTCGACCCCATCGCCGACGCCTTCATCGTCAACGTCGGGGACCAGATCCAG GTGCTGACGAACACGACGTACCGGAGCGTGGAGCACCGGGTGATGGTGAACGCGGACGCGGAGCGGCTGTCGGTGGCCATGTTCTACAACCCAAGGAGCGACCTGCCGCTGGCGCCCATGGCGGAGCTGGTGTCACCGGGGACGCCGGCGCTGTACAAGCCCATGACCTTCGACGAGTACCGCCTCTACATCCGGCGGAACGGCCCCCGCGGGAAGAGCCAGGTCGAGTCGCTCAAGGCCCATGAAGACAGATGA